In Aspergillus fumigatus Af293 chromosome 4, whole genome shotgun sequence, one genomic interval encodes:
- a CDS encoding putative capsule associated protein has protein sequence MVKLSPFKARSAALIFSAVSFTLGFWLFGRRGNEPVGFNIPYNHADSPSLSGDHPIHQLIINADAEWRSLLGKEVKTFDAATEQYRRRRDRHPPPGFKEWFEFARSKDALIIEDFFDQIYDDLNPFWGLQPKEIRRQAQSLKPRIAVRNHKATAITDHGALWLDSWLSLVGSIEQYLPDLDMPFNPMDESRIVVPSETIAEYMVKERVSRQWMRDKSPADFITEYTAVKNESESGKFEPRFLGPDDGQFWDMARVGCPPDSPSRKSLSLNPATVLHVAMENFLPHSQNGYVRNWTQSKDICWRPEMQALHGTFIEPVSISTAHELYPFFGGSKLSVNNEILIPPAMYWAKNTRYSGGNHHGGPWETKKDSLIWRGIASGGRNRVNNWTGFHRHRLIAMLNGTSVAAAEKDGSRFVNFILPSYDYYNLASGHAGHLPEFVEDHVDAGFVHLVCFPCAPGQPCEYDLTDPHCAYTEPYFSLVPEMPMNKQYDYKYLPDVDGNSFSGRYRGFLLSTSLPIKATIYDEWHDSRLIPWAHFVPMDSTFLDIYGIMEYFIGYRGSGHDHAARKIALNGKKWAEKVLRPEDMQIYMYRLLLEYARICDDRRDNLGYTEDMLWVRRG, from the coding sequence ATGGTGAAATTGTCGCCGTTCAAGGCTCGATCTGCCGCTCTTATATTTTCGGCGGTGTCGTTTACTTTGGGGTTTTGGTTATTTGGCAGACGGGGCAACGAACCGGTGGGATTTAATATACCGTACAACCACGCAGATTCACCATCACTGTCAGGAGACCATCCTATCCATCAACTCATCATAAATGCGGATGCAGAATGGCGATCGCTACTTGGAAAGGAGGTAAAAACTTTCGATGCCGCAACAGAGCAATATCGTCGCCGTCGGGATCGACATCCGCCCCCAGGCTTCAAAGAGTGGTTCGAATTCGCTCGATCCAAGGACGCGCTCATTATTGAGGACTTTTTTGACCAAATCTATGATGACCTAAATCCATTTTGGGGCCTCCAACCGAAGGAGATCCGACGGCAAGCGCAAAGCCTCAAACCCCGCATCGCTGTTCGCAACCACAAAGCGACCGCTATCACGGACCACGGAGCACTCTGGTTAGACTCATGGCTCAGTCTTGTGGGAAGCATCGAGCAGTACCTTCCTGACCTCGACATGCCGTTTAACCCCATGGATGAATCTCGAATCGTTGTGCCTTCGGAAACCATTGCCGAATACATGGTCAAGGAACGTGTAAGCCGACAGTGGATGCGAGATAAAAGTCCTGCGGACTTTATCACAGAATACACAGCTGTTAAGAATGAATCCGAATCTGGGAAATTCGAACCTCGCTTCCTGGGTCCCGACGATGGTCAGTTCTGGGATATGGCTCGTGTCGGCTGCCCGCCAGACAGTCCGTCGCGCAAAAGTCTCTCCCTCAACCCAGCTACAGTCCTGCATGTGGCAATGGAGAACTTTCTGCCACACTCGCAGAATGGCTATGTGCGCAACTGGACCCAGTCCAAGGATATTTGCTGGCGTCCGGAGATGCAAGCTCTCCATGGAACCTTTATCGAGCCCGTGTCCATATCCACCGCGCACGAACTATACCCTTTTTTCGGAGGTTCCAAGCTGTCGGTCAATAATGAGATCCTGATACCTCCCGCTATGTACTGGGCCAAGAACACGCGATACTCTGGCGGCAATCACCATGGTGGTCCATGGGAAACCAAGAAAGATTCCTTGATCTGGCGCGGCATCGCATCGGGAGGTCGGAACCGAGTCAACAACTGGACTGGattccatcgccatcgtctaATAGCCATGTTGAACGGGACAtccgtcgccgccgccgaaaaGGACGGTTCTCGCTTTGTGAATTTCATTCTTCCCAGCTACGACTACTACAATCTGGCCTCGGGTCATGCTGGCCACCTCCCCGAGTTCGTGGAGGACCATGTCGATGCGGGCTTCGTCCATCTCGTGTGCTTCCCCTGTGCGCCAGGACAACCCTGCGAGTACGATTTGACGGATCCGCACTGCGCCTACACGGAACCTTATTTTTCCCTCGTTCCCGAAATGCCAATGAATAAGCAGTACGATTACAAATACCTGCCTGACGTGGATGGCAATTCCTTTAGCGGACGGTACCGCGGATTCTTACTATCAACCTCGCTTCCCATCAAAGCTACCATCTACGATGAATGGCATGACTCGCGGCTCATTCCCTGGGCCCATTTCGTCCCTATGGACTCGACGTTTCTAGATATCTACGGCATAATGGAGTATTTTATTGGATACCGCGGGTCGGGGCATGACCACGCCGCGCGAAAGATTGCCCTGAATGGCAAAAAGTGGGCGGAGAAGGTGCTTCGCCCGGAAGATATGCAGATCTATATGTATCGATTGTTGCTTGAATACGCAAGGATCTGTGATGATAGACGTGATAATTTGGGTTATACCGAGGATATGTTATGGGTCAGACGTGGGTAG